The following DNA comes from Cedecea neteri.
GTTAAGCTGGAAACGTATACGAGAGCCGCGGCCGGGGCTGACATCTCCGCCAGGTGCAAGTATCAGTCTTTCTACATCCTGCCATTTCACCCCAAACGGCACGGGCTTGGTGAAAATTTGAATTAGCGTCTGATGATGTTTGTTTCTTAGGTAGTCCTTTCCATACCCCATGATTCCTTCCATGATTCAACGTGCATTGTCATCGTAGCATATCGTGTTTTGACTTCAATATTTGAAGTCATTTTTCGCGATATATTCCATATTTTGATGAAAATGCATGCAATGGTTTTTCAACGACATTGGTTTTTGGTATTGATTTTACATTTAGCCATAATGAATTTTTATGCATTTATTTTTGACTGCCATAAATCAGAGTCAACATACTGGGGAAAAGTGACATATGATGACTGTCACCTTCTAACAAAAGCAGGAGTCACGAGTGGAACAGCAGCAGGCCTGGCAGGATGAAGTGATTACGGT
Coding sequences within:
- a CDS encoding type II toxin-antitoxin system HicA family toxin, which encodes MEGIMGYGKDYLRNKHHQTLIQIFTKPVPFGVKWQDVERLILAPGGDVSPGRGSRIRFQLNGSIAHYHRPHPSPETDKGAITNLKECFESIGVTP